CGATTTCCTTTGAAATTGGACTTGTATGCTAACGAAATTCGAGAGAAATGAAATCCCGAAAACACACTTAAAAAAAAGCCTCCCGGAAACGAGAGAAGGAGGCTTTCGTAATTAGACTAGATCAGAATAAAAAGGCTCCATAAATGTGGAGAgaaagtaaggaaaaaaaaaaaaactaaatcaaTTAACgaagagaggaggggagggagagatctagTTCTAATCCTTCCCTCCTCCATGGAGATAGAGAAAAACGAGTTGTGTGgagatgagagggagagagagggagagagaggaaggagacCGGCGGctaggtttttttatttttattttttattattattatttattttacgCAAATAGTAACAAACTTTTTCAACCGCTAATCTACAATCTAAACGTGTAAAAGCTTCCTAAATGTAAAGACAAAATCGGGCCCCTCATAATTCAATTGTCCAACTCGATCCTTGCGTCACTGACAACCAAAATTtacaatttattattttgatgaattatttatttgctCACCGACACTCAAACTGCAAATGGTTAGGGCAAACGACTAGGAGGAGCCAACCAAAGCACGGGTGTTGATCCAAGATGCGCAGCACGATGTCTGGGGACACGTGGACGGTCGCCGTGTGGGGGGTGCATGGCCCATAATTACTCCTGGCCAAACTACGTGGAAGAACTCAAAACTCAAATTTAGGGTTTCGATTACCAGTCAAGTCTTTTGCAAACAGAGAGATGACGCCTTGGAACTCAAATTTAGGGTTCCGATAACTAGATAAGTCTTTGCAAAACGAGGGATGATACCTAACGTACATAAGGTAAATTGGTTTTAGGACAGATCGATTTCGGCCTAAAGAGGGAAGCGATATTGCGACTTTCGACTTCCCATACtttggaatcgagaaccaaCACCGATTGGTTCTCGTCTTAGAATCAAGAATCGAATCGGGTTCTAGGCTAGTTCCGGATTACAAATTTGAAAACTGAAGTGGTTCTCCTTGAACTAGCCTTGCACTGTTCTCGGGGTTAAGCTAGAATTAGTATTGGGATAGTTACTCAATCAGTCCAAAACCTTAAGGATGCTTAtttggtcctaaatcttttaattttgtttatatagttaaaaaaaatttgtgcgaAATTTCTATGCAATTTTTTAAGTTGATTGCCGCTTTAATTAATCGATGTAGTAACTTGTCAATTGTTCACGTCAGCATGCGGCGTAAGATGAACCGACAATAGTTGGACGCATGTCAGAGAGTTTCGACAATAATCAACCAAAGCGACTACATTAAAATTTCAcgcaaagatttaggactgcattgggttaattaaatcaatctACTGCTTTAAATAGTGAgactttaatttcaatttttgttagGTGAGGTGTACCAATCAAATCGAGAGAATAATTCCAGGCCAGCACATGCGGACGTGAGCGAAGATTAAGAAGTCAGCAATCAGAACAGGGAAAAAATGATGAGTGTTCAATGCCGAACGTGCGATTCAAAAAGAGGGTGAAGAATTTCAGGTGCTGAATTCCATGCATGCCGGCGTTCTCcaagtcgggtcgggtcgggtcatcaAAGACCCAACCGGATCCTCTTTTGTCTGCTTTTGGAGTTTGTTTTTATCCGTGTATTTTCGTTTATGATATATGGTCAGGAGCCTGTTAGTGTTCAGGgttgtttttttaataaaaaaaaaaaatatcaatacCATATTTTGTGTAAAAACCACAAATTCACTAGTTTAAATTCAGAAGGCAAAGCTCTATAAGAATCATTttatgctttgtttgtttcgaggAAATCGAATGACATAATAGATATCTTTCTAAGAAAATAGCTTATTTCGCTTACAAgaatgaataaagaaaaatatttttattgtccaaGAAAATGTATGACATTAAATtttgtcgataataaaaaaaatattttcattgacgaATTATTGTACTCgattattcttttgaaaatattttcgaatcattcattttgcaAAATCTTAATTTAATACGGCTCGTTTTTAAGGTTGCTCGAGAATTATCTTTCACAATGCAACAAACTGTATCTAAGCGACGCGAGATGAAATAGACATGCTAGACTCGCCATTTCCACCCTAGCTTTGGTACAACTCAAGACAGACGGCCCCACTTGGCCGAAGCCCATCGTTAGCAGGGTGTTGTTTGTTGGTGTAGCGAACGTACTTTAATAGAGGATTATCTATGCAATAGGCACGAGTTTCCGAAAATTCATCAAGTACAAATGAGCTTAAGAAGGTAAAATTGCCTAAGTGCCTATTAGATCGATCAGCAAACTTTTTGGAGTGACACTTGGCTTGATTCTACTTAATATTtcaagaacaacaacaacatagGAAAAACAAAGGCATTTCAACATAGGATTAATTATGCAATAGGTCTCTCGAATGGGTGTTTTGATGTGATTTCATTCCTTTGAAAGTCCTCTTAGAAGCTTATTGACCTTCATTGGTATAGCCATTGGTTGCCCTTGATAGGTGATAGGCGCGGTGGGCAAGGCGAGCCCTCGCCTCGATAGTCCCAATAGAGGCGGCCTCACCCGGGCGGGGCGAGCCCATCCTCATGGTCGTCAAGGGGGTGGTGGCATCAAGGCGAGGCCCCCCTTGACGGCCGCGAGGCGAGCCCTCactagatctaggtgagggttgccctcgcctatTGTGCCCGGGAAGGGCAAGGTTGTCCCTCGCGATCGTCGAGGGCTGCCTTTCCTTGACGGCTCCAGGCGGCCTAAAACTAACGCTCCGTGTTAGTTTTAAAGCTCCACGAGATTTATATACCGATGGAACCCTCGAATCTATGCAATATGGAATCGGAAACAACTCAATGAGGAAAAAACTTATACGAAAATTCCAAAACACATTCACCACAGCTTCACcagttttcaccaaaattccaaGTGATTCCATCAGAATGAGATAATCCACAGAATTGGACCGGAGCTCTCCAtccatttgagaaggcaatcaTCACGAGCACATGAAATTCAATGTCATCCTCACGTGTCCACATCCGATTGGTATTTAGCATTGCAAATTGCATAtaaacgtattttttttttaaaattgaatatgCATAAAATCGttcaattagattttttttttttgtttgtcctaTTTATTACTCTTTTCTTACTAACTTTTGCTCTATCTACTTGTACAGCGCGGGAATCAAATCCCGCACCTATGATACTAAGGTCCCCCACCCTCCAATCCTTTTATCAGTACGATCGCATGCCTAATGGTACTCGCTCCACAGATAAAACTACTCGGGTTTCGTTTCGTCCGAACCCAAAAGACCCGAAATATAATTTGCCTTGATTGATTCCGATTTCACATCATTGTATTTCTTCAAATTGCTATTGAATTTTATAAGGGGGACCTTCCGCTATCTTCCCCGGACCGTTATCATTCTCCATCATTCATATTCATCCATCGCTAGCACCTCCCCACCATCATCACTCGCTCCTTCCTTCCACCACTTCCCATTCCACTCGTTCTCGAGCTCTCCAGATCTTGTCTCTTCCCGCAGCCATGGCAGCGAAGGTGAgccctctcctcctcttcctcctctttccttcTATCTCATCTCTCTCGATGCCCACCACTTCCGTCCCTCTTCCCTTCATCCTCAGAGCAATTGCCACTCTGTTTTTGGTTAATCTTTAGCCGGGTCCAATCTTTGTcattcctctgtttttttttttttttcgtttcgcCCCTGATGCTTTCGTCTGCAGAAGTTTGGGAAAAGCATTCGTTTGATTCGCGTGGCTTTATTGAGTTTTGCGTTGTTCTTGTTTATTGCAGGTGACCAGAATGTTGATAAAGGTGGATCTGCAGTGCTGTCGCTGTcacaagaagatcaagaaagtACTCTGTAAATTTCCtcgtgacctctctctctctctctctctctctctctctctctctctctgttttcttttctttttttgccctcTTTTTAGCTTCAAATTGTTGTCATTTCTTTATGAGTGATTGCTGTTGAACTCGGTTGATTTGATTCGGCTGAGGTTGCTATGAATTAACTTGTGAACAAGAGAAATCCGAGACCAGATATACGATGAGAAGCAGAACGCGGTGTTGATCACCGTCGTGTGCTGCAGCCCGGAGAAGATCCGGCAGAAGATCATCTGCGAGGGCGGCGAGACGGTGCAGAGCGTGGAGATCCTGCCCGACAAGCCCAAGGAGCTGGAGAAGAAGCCGGAGAAGCCCAAGGAGCCGGAGAAGCCCGAGAAGAAAACCGAGAAGAAACCCGAGAAGCCAAAAAAGCCCGAGAAGAAGGAGCCAGAGAAGCCCAAAGAGCCTCCGAAAAAATCCGCCAAGCCACCGGCTCCAGCTCTGACTCCGGCTCCAGCTCCGGCACCTGCACCTGCACCTGTACTGCCCCTGAAACCGAAAGCCCCCGAACCAGCCCCACCGAAGCCTCCACAGCCATCTCCGCAGCCGCCGCCCCCGAAGGGGCCAAAGGCAGTGCCGGGCTACCCGCCGGTGCCAATGTATCCGATGGTGGGGGTCTGCTGGTGTCCATGCTATGAAGGGTATTGTGGGGGACCATGTTATATCACGGGCATGGGAGGCCAGCGCTGTGCTACGACGGATGCGGAAGCCCGGCTTACGAGTGCCAAGGTGGGAGCAGGGGTTACTACGTGAGCCGATGTGATTACTTTAGTGAAGAAAATCCGACTGGGTGCACCGTCATGTGATCGATCTCAAATTTTCTCGCGTCGATTATCTTATGTAGCAATTCGGTGAAAGATAGCATTATAACTCAATGTTTGAGGGCTATCTTGGGGTCTTTGTCTTTGTGGGTATAGAAAGATTGATAAGGTTGGTGGTCTGGTATAGTGTGTGGAGGTATATGTGGTCAAATAATTGTTCAACACATGACTCGTTACTTGTCGATTTCTCAATTCCAATAAAAACCTTAGTCCTTTTCATGTCTCGTCCCACGTTCGTGTCTTTGGCTCGCCCCCTGATGATGATTCATTCCGTGATAGAACAGGTCGATCGCACCATGGAATGGCCTTCacaaattgaaatgaaataaaGATGACGACGACGT
This sequence is a window from Rhodamnia argentea isolate NSW1041297 chromosome 3, ASM2092103v1, whole genome shotgun sequence. Protein-coding genes within it:
- the LOC125314326 gene encoding LOW QUALITY PROTEIN: protein PYRICULARIA ORYZAE RESISTANCE 21-like (The sequence of the model RefSeq protein was modified relative to this genomic sequence to represent the inferred CDS: inserted 1 base in 1 codon), whose translation is MAAKVTRMLIKVDLQCCRCHKKIKKVLCKFPQIRDQIYDEKQNAVLITVVCCSPEKIRQKIICEGGETVQSVEILPDKPKELEKKPEKPKEPEKPEKKTEKKPEKPKKPEKKEPEKPKEPPPKPPQPSPQPPPPKGPKAVPGYPPVPMYPMVGVCWCPCYEGYCGGPCYIXGHGRPALCYDGCGSPAYECQGGSRGYYVSRCDYFSEENPTGCTVM